CGCTGGTTCTGCGTTGCCACACCTGCCGACGCCAACGGTCGCTGACGCCTACCGCGGACCTGACTACGCCAAGCGGGACCGGAAGGGAGCGGGCGGCGACGACCTCGTGACGGCCGTGTGTCGCCTCTTCCCCCGGGAGAAAGCCGAGAAGCTTTTCAAGACTCCGACGGCCAACCTGGCGAACAACGGCAGCGCGCAGCACCCGGACAAGCGCAAGGCGGGCGGCCACGGACCGACGTTGGAGGACGAGGTTTGTTTCCTCCTGAACGTCGACCCTGACGCCGAGCTCCCCGACGACGGACCGCACTCGCCGGCCGAGTGGTGGGGCGAGTTCGCGAAGGCCGTCTACCGGTGGGAGTGCATCCGGGGAACGGCCGCTCCGGTCCCCATCGTCCGCGGCCCGCGCGGCGGGCTGAAGCTCGCACCGAAGTTCGCCGAGTGGCTCATGGGCCTGGAGCCCGGATGGGTCACCGACGTCCCCGGGCTGACACACAAGGAACAACTCGGACGCATCGGGAATGGCGTCGTCCCGCAACAGGCCTACCACGCCTTCAAGTGGCTCATGGAGCACGAAGCATTCACGGAAGAGGAGAGCGCAGATGGGTAAGGCGAGACTCACAGACTTCACGGGCGCCGAGATCCGTCCCGGCGCCGTCATTGCGTACCCGAGCCGTCAGGGCAACAGGGTGCGCAACTCGGAGGCCGTCGTCCTGGAACTCGGGAGCGACAAGTCCGCCGGCCGCGTCGTTCCGGTGCTGAAGGTCAAGCCGACCGGCAGGGACTCCGGCTTCATCGCACGTAAGACGCTCGCGATCCAGACAGTGAGCGCGGAACACGTCGTCGTCATCGGTGAGGAGACCAGCAAGTGA
This is a stretch of genomic DNA from Streptomyces sp. R44. It encodes these proteins:
- a CDS encoding DNA (cytosine-5-)-methyltransferase, with the translated sequence MPHLPTPTVADAYRGPDYAKRDRKGAGGDDLVTAVCRLFPREKAEKLFKTPTANLANNGSAQHPDKRKAGGHGPTLEDEVCFLLNVDPDAELPDDGPHSPAEWWGEFAKAVYRWECIRGTAAPVPIVRGPRGGLKLAPKFAEWLMGLEPGWVTDVPGLTHKEQLGRIGNGVVPQQAYHAFKWLMEHEAFTEEESADG